A genomic window from Labrus bergylta chromosome 7, fLabBer1.1, whole genome shotgun sequence includes:
- the ankrd34c gene encoding ankyrin repeat domain-containing protein 34C produces MMMADILELRTDGNSLLKAVWLRRLRLTRLLLEGGAYINESNERGETPLMVACMSTHSDQQSVSKSKLVKYLLENQADPNIQDKTGRTSLMHACIHKAGREVVDHLLSNGADPSLEDRSGASALVYAINADDKETLKRLLDACKAKGKEVIIITTDKSASGTKTTKQYLNVPPSPELDEKSSPAYCTSPSDIDVTASPAQTNTVFSFQTKLKTSTSASKLSNGPTSPTRKPANPKRARLPQLKRLQSEPWGLIAPSVLAAAAAAHEESRKASSDEDVVAGVNGLHLSKRSALSRQSSVDGKESFFPLVGEQACKMKTSLSVPLTSKASYERSLCQHQPLARRSTVPTEQEGLSSCCSSGLVTLRDTMHRRRLGNDHYDSDSQLYSDSAMSDSPKVPLERRKLNTSPLALLNSSRESLDSNASPSSPSMAHRRAPGLLERRGSGTLLLDHISHTRPGHLPPLNVNPNPPIPDIGANSKPSSPMASGIRSIAPVAPNTPKRGGLKSKKKLVRRHSMQVEQMKQLSDFEELAH; encoded by the coding sequence ATGATGATGGCGGACATACTGGAGCTGCGGACAGACGGAAACTCACTCCTGAAGGCAGTGTGGCTCAGACGCTTGAGACTCACCCGGCTCCTGTTGGAAGGGGGCGCGTACATCAACGAGAGCAACGAGCGTGGGGAGACGCCCCTCATGGTGGCCTGCATGTCCACGCACAGCGACCAGCAGAGCGTGAGCAAGTCCAAGCTCGTGAAGTATCTGCTGGAGAACCAAGCCGACCCGAACATACAGGACAAAACGGGCAGGACGTCCCTGATGCACGCCTGCATCCACAAGGCGGGCCGCGAGGTGGTGGATCACCTGCTGAGCAACGGGGCGGATCCAAGCCTGGAGGACAGGAGCGGGGCCTCCGCCTTAGTCTACGCCATCAACGCGGATGATAAGGAGACACTAAAGCGGCTCTTGGACGCGTGCAAAGCAAAAGGCAAGgaggtcatcatcatcaccacggACAAGTCGGCGTCTGGCACCAAAACCACCAAACAGTACCTGAATGTCCCCCCATCGCCAGAGCTGGACGAGAAGTCCTCCCCGGCGTACTGCACCTCTCCATCGGACATCGATGTCACCGCCTCTCCTgcgcaaacaaacacagtcttCAGTTTCCAGACGAAGCTGAAAACCTCCACCTCGGCTTCCAAACTCTCCAACGGGCCCACGTCTCCAACGCGCAAGCCGGCCAACCCAAAGCGGGCCCGCCTGCCTCAGCTGAAGAGGTTGCAGTCCGAGCCTTGGGGGCTGATCGCTCCGTCGGTCCTGGCTGCTGCGGCGGCCGCCCATGAGGAGAGCAGGAAAGCCAGCTCGGATGAGGATGTCGTAGCAGGGGTTAACGGACTCCATCTGAGCAAAAGGTCAGCGTTGTCTCGGCAGAGCAGCGTGGACGGGAAGGAGAGCTTCTTCCCGCTGGTGGGcgagcaagcctgcaaaatgaAAACCTCACTATCAGTTCCTCTGACGTCCAAAGCATCATATGAGAGATCCCTGTGCCAGCACCAACCGCTGGCACGGCGCAGCACTGTGCCAACGGAGCAGGAGGGCctcagcagctgctgcagcagtggcCTCGTCACTCTCAGAGACACGATGCACAGGAGACGCCTCGGGAACGATCACTATGACTCAGACTCGCAGCTCTACTCGGACTCTGCCATGTCGGACTCACCTAAGGTGCCATTGGAGCGCAGGAAACTGAACACCTCTCCGCTGGCGTTGCTGAACAGCTCCAGAGAATCTCTGGACAGCAACGCCAGCCCGTCCTCTCCCAGCATGGCGCACAGGCGAGCGCCGGGCCTCCTGGAGAGGAGAGGCTCGGGCACGCTGCTGCTGGACCACATCTCCCACACCAGGCCCGGCCACCTGCCCCCACTCAACGTCAACCCCAACCCCCCAATTCCGGACATAGGGGCGAATAGCAAGCCCTCCTCACCCATGGCCTCGGGTATTAGATCGATAGCTCCTGTAGCACCGAACACACCAAAGAGAGGGGGCCTGAAGTCCAAAAAGAAACTCGTGAGAAGGCACTCTATGCAAGTGGAGCAGATGAAGCAGCTCTCTGATTTTGAAGAGCTGGCTCATTAG